One genomic window of Haloferax mediterranei ATCC 33500 includes the following:
- a CDS encoding DUF4382 domain-containing protein, which yields MVVLAGCAGGAGTLTDSPQSEDTTESTSSDDTDSTDSETGTMNFYVSDEQNAISDFEHLNVTIESVTLVRAEGDAESDTAEDSESADTENDSVETNATANATANASVEVEATTNTSNTSLSTNASVEANAEGDADVENDADAEGDSDGADSTEDNTSGKLTYEVDNVTVDLTELQGDNASLVGEYGVPEDNYTKVFVHVSEVDGTLKTGEQVNIKLPSEKLQLNSAFEVESGSSVDFVFDITAFKAGKSGKYILKPVISESGTDVPIKNVDAEQHADADAEASADAEAEASADVEASADADVSADATGENDTTENASAESESNLSVSFDGDVTAGENVTLVATQNGTPVENATVTVNGEVVGTTNADGEVDVDIPETEDGTVVVAHGDAETELELEFISDGL from the coding sequence ATGGTCGTCTTGGCCGGGTGCGCCGGTGGAGCAGGCACACTGACGGACAGCCCGCAGTCGGAGGACACGACTGAATCGACGTCGTCCGACGACACTGACAGCACAGACAGCGAGACGGGGACGATGAACTTCTACGTGAGTGACGAGCAGAATGCTATCTCTGACTTCGAGCACCTCAACGTTACTATCGAGAGTGTAACGCTCGTCCGTGCGGAAGGCGACGCCGAGAGTGACACTGCCGAAGACAGCGAGTCGGCAGACACCGAGAACGACTCGGTCGAGACCAACGCCACGGCGAATGCGACGGCAAACGCGAGCGTCGAGGTCGAGGCAACGACGAACACGTCGAACACCTCGCTCTCCACGAACGCGTCTGTCGAAGCGAACGCCGAGGGAGATGCCGACGTTGAGAACGATGCTGACGCCGAAGGAGACTCCGACGGTGCCGACTCGACAGAGGACAACACCAGCGGAAAACTCACCTACGAAGTCGACAACGTGACCGTCGACCTGACCGAACTGCAGGGCGACAACGCCAGCCTCGTCGGCGAGTACGGCGTGCCCGAGGACAACTACACCAAGGTGTTCGTCCACGTGAGCGAGGTCGACGGGACGCTCAAGACCGGCGAGCAGGTGAACATCAAGCTCCCGAGCGAAAAACTCCAACTCAACTCGGCGTTCGAGGTCGAAAGCGGGTCCTCCGTTGACTTCGTCTTCGACATCACCGCCTTCAAGGCGGGCAAAAGCGGGAAGTACATCCTCAAGCCCGTCATCAGTGAATCGGGAACGGATGTCCCGATTAAGAACGTCGACGCGGAGCAGCACGCTGACGCAGACGCTGAGGCGTCCGCCGATGCTGAGGCTGAGGCGTCCGCCGATGTCGAGGCCTCCGCTGATGCTGATGTTTCCGCCGACGCAACCGGCGAGAACGACACGACCGAAAACGCAAGCGCCGAATCCGAGTCCAACCTCTCCGTGAGTTTTGACGGCGACGTCACGGCCGGAGAAAACGTGACGCTCGTCGCCACGCAGAACGGGACTCCCGTCGAGAACGCGACGGTAACCGTGAACGGCGAGGTCGTGGGAACGACTAACGCCGACGGTGAAGTGGACGTCGACATCCCCGAGACGGAAGACGGGACCGTCGTCGTCGCACACGGCGACGCTGAGACTGAGTTGGAACTCGAATTCATCTCAGACGGGTTATAG
- a CDS encoding NAD(P)/FAD-dependent oxidoreductase — protein MTKTDERQEYEVVVVGGGPAGLQSALYTTRLGHDTALVDRGGGRAAMMLDTHNVIGVTEEQSGNEFLGTARQQLEDYGTEIHRDFVTDAEQLDDGRFRLVGNDGEFVAERVVLGVGFNDKRPDPPLPRTGKGLHYCLHCDAYMFVDESVYVMGHSDSAAYVAMIMLNFTDEVDILLRGEDPSWSDETDELVRAHPVDIIDEEISGMTKRDDGWLESFEFEDGSVREYKGGFAMYGSEYNTTLFDQLGVERNDDGTVPVDDHGRTSVDGVFAVGDITPGHNQIPVAMGKGAKAGIAIHMELREFPKSLDEIRAEGDVSINEVPGISSGLLAKAKQFNQSHADD, from the coding sequence ATGACCAAAACCGACGAACGGCAGGAGTACGAGGTGGTCGTCGTGGGCGGGGGACCGGCGGGATTGCAGAGCGCCCTCTACACGACGCGACTGGGTCACGACACCGCACTCGTCGACCGCGGCGGCGGCCGCGCGGCGATGATGCTCGATACCCACAACGTCATCGGCGTCACCGAAGAGCAGTCCGGAAACGAGTTCCTCGGCACGGCGCGTCAGCAACTCGAAGACTACGGGACCGAAATCCACCGCGACTTCGTGACCGACGCCGAACAACTCGACGACGGTCGGTTCCGTCTCGTCGGTAACGACGGCGAATTCGTCGCCGAGCGTGTCGTGCTCGGCGTCGGTTTCAACGACAAACGACCCGACCCGCCGCTTCCCCGCACCGGGAAGGGACTGCATTACTGTCTCCACTGTGATGCGTACATGTTCGTCGACGAGTCGGTGTACGTCATGGGACACTCCGATTCAGCGGCCTACGTCGCCATGATTATGCTCAACTTCACCGACGAGGTCGACATCCTCCTTCGCGGCGAAGACCCCTCGTGGTCGGACGAAACGGATGAACTCGTCCGTGCACATCCCGTCGACATCATCGACGAAGAGATTTCGGGCATGACGAAGCGCGACGACGGCTGGTTAGAGAGCTTCGAGTTCGAAGACGGGAGCGTCCGCGAGTACAAAGGTGGCTTCGCAATGTACGGGTCCGAGTACAACACGACGCTCTTCGACCAACTCGGTGTCGAACGCAACGACGACGGAACCGTCCCGGTGGACGACCACGGCCGGACCAGCGTCGATGGCGTCTTCGCGGTGGGCGATATCACTCCCGGTCACAACCAGATTCCGGTCGCGATGGGCAAGGGTGCGAAAGCCGGTATCGCAATCCACATGGAACTCCGCGAGTTCCCGAAGAGCCTCGATGAGATTCGCGCCGAAGGCGACGTGAGTATCAACGAGGTTCCCGGAATTTCGTCCGGACTCCTTGCCAAGGCAAAACAATTCAACCAGTCCCACGCGGACGACTAA
- a CDS encoding class I SAM-dependent methyltransferase: MDDPKAAVRETYDRIASHFASTREYPWPEVESFVTETTADGPAACALDLGCGNGRHVELLSAHADEVVGLDVSRGLLDEATTRASDRGFDAGLVQGDASRLPFVDDAFDIAVYVATLHHLTPREARVRSLNELARVLRADGRAVVSAWSTAHDTFDRDEGFDTTVDWTLPGGETVPRFYHIYGPDEFDADLDASDLSVVESTISSGNCYAIVTGR, encoded by the coding sequence ATGGACGACCCCAAAGCGGCGGTCCGCGAAACCTACGACCGCATCGCGTCGCACTTCGCGTCCACCCGCGAGTACCCCTGGCCCGAAGTCGAGTCGTTCGTCACGGAGACCACAGCAGACGGCCCCGCCGCGTGCGCGCTTGACCTCGGGTGCGGGAACGGCCGCCACGTCGAACTCCTCTCCGCGCACGCCGACGAGGTGGTCGGACTGGACGTTAGTCGTGGGCTACTGGACGAAGCGACGACCCGAGCGAGCGACCGGGGCTTCGACGCGGGACTCGTGCAGGGTGACGCATCTCGACTCCCGTTCGTCGACGACGCCTTCGACATCGCCGTCTACGTCGCAACGCTGCATCACCTCACACCCCGCGAGGCGCGGGTCCGGAGTCTGAACGAACTCGCTCGCGTCCTCCGTGCCGACGGGCGCGCAGTCGTCAGCGCGTGGAGCACCGCCCACGACACCTTCGACAGGGACGAGGGCTTCGACACGACTGTCGATTGGACGCTCCCCGGCGGTGAGACAGTTCCTCGATTCTATCACATCTACGGTCCCGACGAATTCGACGCCGACCTCGATGCGAGCGACCTCTCGGTCGTCGAATCGACAATTTCGAGCGGAAACTGTTACGCCATCGTTACCGGACGCTAA
- a CDS encoding type II secretion system F family protein: MHLLLSLLPLVAAVCLVLPVLLSPVSQRANLLVTRVALPIFGFYVANESSRRSEQRRRLNAAHVSATHRVYASRTLLIAGVFGISGSIFGVYLGAGAFELLAISSETIRTMLPGALQFLSNLTSIQQLSVRDLFLTLLFSSATLGTILARGIYWLRWYYLVEVARTRSSEIEATLPRTVAFTFALSRSGMPFPKVLETLARNESIYGEAASEIGIVVRDMDAFGTDVITALQSMSTSTPSPSLEEFGENLASVLGSGRNLSAFLREQYERFQEQAEAQQQQYLELLSTFAEVYVTVLVAGPLFLITILVVIGLVLTDTLTIIRVIGYVAIPLASFGFVVYIDSLTESLRGAITVDKDAEMASASAHTQILSDASRPATDGGETPDRWQANRERLAAYDRFRWVRQWLDRPLDKLGRQPAMTLVVTVPLGLAWVAFQSSIPADPTILEAVNAVDQHVVEAFIVALLVISLFHEIRKRRIRAIERNMPDFLDRLASVNEAGLTVVESLRRVAASDLGPLSDEVKRTCRDIDWGADVQTALRRMDRRTTSPMISRSVTLITNAMSASGDLGPVLRIAANEAQDSRRLARERKQEMITYLLVIYISFFVFLGIIVALTVAFIPAVEQASTGAIGSGEVSGVSTGAFSGLREVKTVAYTVLFYHVTAIQGLCSGIIAGQLGEGQVADGVKHAALLLFFTYAVFLVI; this comes from the coding sequence ATGCATCTTCTGTTGTCTCTCCTGCCGCTTGTCGCAGCAGTCTGTCTCGTACTCCCTGTGCTTCTCTCGCCAGTGAGTCAACGTGCTAACCTCCTGGTCACGCGGGTCGCCCTCCCGATTTTCGGTTTTTACGTCGCAAACGAGAGTTCTCGTCGGAGCGAACAACGGCGACGACTCAATGCGGCACACGTGAGCGCCACACACCGTGTGTACGCCTCACGAACGCTACTTATTGCGGGCGTGTTCGGTATCTCTGGGAGTATCTTCGGCGTCTACCTCGGCGCAGGCGCGTTCGAACTGCTCGCTATCTCTTCGGAGACGATTCGGACGATGCTTCCCGGGGCACTGCAATTCCTCAGTAACCTCACGAGTATTCAACAACTCTCAGTACGCGATTTGTTCCTCACGCTCCTATTTTCGAGTGCGACGCTCGGGACGATACTCGCACGCGGAATCTACTGGCTTCGCTGGTATTACCTCGTCGAGGTCGCCAGGACACGGTCATCCGAAATCGAGGCGACGCTGCCACGAACGGTAGCGTTTACCTTCGCGCTGTCGCGGTCCGGAATGCCGTTTCCGAAGGTGCTCGAAACGCTCGCACGCAACGAGTCGATTTACGGCGAAGCCGCCAGTGAAATCGGTATCGTCGTCCGCGACATGGACGCGTTCGGGACCGACGTCATCACCGCGCTACAGTCGATGTCGACATCGACGCCGAGTCCGAGCCTCGAAGAGTTCGGGGAGAATCTCGCGAGCGTCCTCGGCAGTGGTCGAAACCTCTCGGCGTTCCTCCGCGAGCAGTACGAGCGGTTTCAAGAACAGGCCGAAGCGCAACAACAGCAGTATCTCGAACTCCTCTCTACGTTCGCTGAAGTTTACGTTACCGTACTCGTCGCGGGGCCGCTGTTTCTTATCACCATTCTCGTCGTCATTGGACTCGTCCTCACCGACACACTGACCATCATCCGAGTCATCGGCTACGTCGCGATACCACTGGCGAGTTTCGGGTTCGTCGTCTACATCGACAGCCTCACCGAGTCGCTCCGAGGGGCGATAACTGTCGATAAAGACGCCGAGATGGCGAGCGCCTCGGCACATACTCAGATACTGAGCGATGCTTCCCGACCAGCCACTGACGGCGGTGAAACTCCCGACAGATGGCAGGCAAACCGCGAACGACTCGCAGCGTACGACCGGTTCCGCTGGGTTCGACAGTGGCTCGACCGCCCGCTGGATAAACTCGGTCGACAACCTGCGATGACGCTCGTCGTCACGGTTCCGCTCGGACTTGCCTGGGTCGCGTTCCAGTCGTCGATTCCCGCCGACCCGACGATACTCGAAGCGGTCAACGCTGTCGACCAACACGTCGTGGAGGCGTTTATCGTCGCGCTGCTTGTCATCTCGCTGTTCCACGAGATTCGAAAGCGCCGGATTCGGGCGATAGAGCGGAATATGCCGGACTTTCTCGACCGTCTCGCGAGCGTCAACGAGGCCGGACTCACCGTTGTCGAGAGCCTTCGGCGCGTGGCCGCATCGGACCTCGGCCCCCTCAGCGACGAAGTCAAACGTACCTGCCGGGACATCGACTGGGGGGCGGATGTACAGACCGCCCTCCGTCGGATGGACCGCCGAACGACGAGTCCGATGATTTCGCGGTCGGTCACGCTCATCACGAATGCGATGAGTGCCAGCGGCGACCTCGGGCCAGTGCTTCGAATCGCCGCCAACGAGGCACAGGACAGTCGTCGACTCGCCCGCGAACGGAAACAGGAGATGATTACCTACCTCCTCGTCATCTACATCTCGTTTTTCGTCTTTCTCGGCATCATCGTCGCCTTGACCGTCGCGTTCATCCCGGCGGTCGAACAGGCGAGCACCGGCGCGATTGGCTCCGGAGAGGTGTCGGGCGTCTCCACGGGGGCGTTCTCCGGACTGCGCGAAGTGAAGACCGTCGCGTACACGGTACTGTTCTATCACGTCACTGCCATTCAGGGCCTCTGTTCGGGGATTATCGCCGGACAGTTAGGTGAAGGGCAAGTCGCAGACGGCGTCAAACACGCCGCGTTGCTCCTGTTTTTCACCTACGCGGTCTTCCTCGTTATCTGA
- a CDS encoding type II/IV secretion system ATPase subunit, translating to MARETKGDARPPFDSSADRGVFRLLRDGEFDIAASEIRRILQRTAEMLRGSNLDVLPLTPGETPLGTYDIPDGHHEIDRYWVNAPFAYVVITYDTDATAHQYHTVEPDLDEFEASLLERIRTDIRDPLLYRQNADPTSEKALIEELQSLLEQYGLELGMDSFYTLLYYLRRDFHGYGPLDPLMDDPHIEDISCDGYDLPIFVYHDEYTDIGTNIAFRKEELDNFVIRLAQRSGQHISVGDPVLGTTLPNGARAELALGEEVTPRGSAFTIRLYAEEPFTPIDLVKYGTFSIEQMAYLWLCIEHNKSLIFAGGTASGKTTSMNAVSMFVPPRSKVLSIEDTRELALYHDNWLSSVTRERLHQGSDITMYDLLRSALRHRPEYIIVGEVRGKEAVTLFQAMNTGHTTFSTMHADSIETVINRLENEPINVPRAMVQSLDLLCVQTLTRHEGERVRRSQAIGEIGAIDQRTGELDYSSAFSWDPEDDTFDRNDSSLLDEIQRENGWSRTELRRELRNREEFLQYLLDKEVSDYRRFTALINEYYADADDVMARVEADENVVDTSSGA from the coding sequence ATGGCACGAGAAACCAAGGGAGACGCGAGACCGCCATTCGATTCGTCGGCTGACCGAGGAGTTTTTCGACTCCTTCGAGACGGCGAGTTCGACATCGCTGCGTCAGAAATCCGTCGAATCCTCCAGCGGACCGCGGAGATGCTTCGCGGGTCGAATCTCGACGTGCTGCCGTTGACCCCGGGTGAAACACCACTCGGAACCTACGACATTCCCGACGGACACCACGAAATCGACCGCTACTGGGTAAATGCCCCGTTCGCGTACGTAGTCATTACCTACGACACGGACGCAACCGCCCATCAGTACCACACTGTCGAACCAGACCTCGACGAGTTCGAGGCGTCGCTGCTCGAACGCATTCGAACCGACATCCGCGACCCGCTGTTATACCGACAGAACGCCGACCCGACTTCCGAAAAGGCGCTTATCGAGGAGTTGCAGTCGCTTCTCGAACAGTACGGGCTGGAATTGGGGATGGACTCGTTTTACACGCTGTTGTATTATCTTCGGCGTGACTTCCATGGATACGGCCCGCTCGACCCCCTGATGGACGACCCGCACATCGAGGATATCTCCTGTGACGGGTACGACCTCCCGATTTTCGTCTACCACGACGAGTACACAGACATCGGGACGAACATCGCCTTCAGAAAGGAGGAACTCGATAACTTCGTCATCCGCCTCGCACAGCGTTCCGGGCAACACATAAGCGTCGGCGACCCGGTACTCGGGACGACGCTCCCGAACGGTGCTCGTGCGGAGTTGGCACTGGGCGAAGAAGTCACTCCACGAGGGTCGGCATTCACCATCCGATTGTACGCCGAAGAGCCGTTTACTCCCATCGACCTCGTGAAGTACGGCACGTTCTCCATCGAGCAGATGGCGTACCTGTGGCTCTGTATCGAACACAACAAGAGCCTCATCTTCGCGGGCGGAACTGCGTCCGGGAAGACTACCTCGATGAACGCGGTGTCGATGTTCGTTCCGCCGCGGTCGAAGGTGCTTTCCATCGAGGACACCCGCGAACTCGCGCTGTACCACGACAACTGGCTCTCGTCTGTCACCCGTGAGCGACTCCACCAGGGGTCGGACATCACGATGTACGACCTCCTTCGGTCGGCGCTTCGTCACCGCCCCGAGTACATCATCGTCGGCGAGGTTCGTGGCAAGGAAGCCGTGACGCTCTTTCAGGCGATGAACACGGGCCACACGACGTTCTCGACGATGCACGCAGACAGCATCGAGACGGTCATCAACCGATTGGAGAACGAACCGATTAACGTCCCTCGTGCGATGGTCCAGTCGCTCGACCTGCTTTGTGTGCAGACACTCACCCGTCACGAGGGCGAGCGCGTCCGCCGTTCGCAGGCTATCGGCGAAATCGGCGCAATCGACCAGCGGACGGGCGAACTCGACTACTCGTCGGCCTTCTCGTGGGACCCCGAAGACGACACGTTCGACCGGAACGATAGCTCGCTACTCGACGAGATTCAGCGAGAAAACGGGTGGTCCCGGACCGAACTCCGGCGCGAACTTCGAAACCGCGAGGAGTTCCTTCAGTACCTCCTCGACAAGGAAGTCTCCGACTACCGACGTTTCACCGCGCTCATCAACGAATACTACGCCGATGCAGACGATGTGATGGCGCGCGTCGAAGCCGACGAGAACGTCGTCGATACCAGCTCGGGTGCCTGA
- a CDS encoding DUF7549 family protein produces MVWVRSEHAGALAVISTWLCALLPWNITYTANIAGVSLLYVRFPFAEIQYAWGLSQRVAVRDPLSAMALQSGQSVATAYQAWVVGAALMAVAVLFSVVYYLREERVEAGPVDPVRLAGGLLGLTGVVLAVATYLLATRGIPGIPLPLGVIISLVFGGVLLTVDRT; encoded by the coding sequence ATGGTTTGGGTCCGCTCTGAACACGCAGGTGCGCTGGCAGTCATCTCGACGTGGCTCTGTGCACTCCTCCCGTGGAACATCACGTACACGGCGAACATCGCTGGGGTGAGCCTTCTGTACGTCAGATTTCCGTTCGCCGAAATCCAGTATGCGTGGGGACTCTCCCAGCGCGTTGCCGTCCGCGACCCCCTTTCCGCGATGGCGCTCCAGTCGGGGCAGTCTGTCGCCACCGCCTATCAGGCGTGGGTCGTCGGCGCGGCGCTCATGGCGGTCGCCGTCCTCTTTTCGGTCGTCTACTACCTGCGCGAAGAGCGGGTCGAAGCCGGTCCCGTCGACCCGGTTCGACTCGCTGGGGGTCTCCTCGGACTCACCGGCGTCGTTCTCGCAGTCGCCACGTATCTGTTGGCGACTCGCGGGATTCCCGGCATCCCGCTCCCGCTGGGCGTCATTATCTCTCTCGTCTTTGGCGGCGTGTTGCTGACAGTCGACCGCACGTGA
- a CDS encoding DUF5793 family protein — protein sequence MRRDYFELDVRDVDWYEDSGDPHQPTVSIDFYGPPEELRARFTASGGEVLAAKELDVTFRLQGAIDDPDARGVVSVTDRLTGDYVLELNAHADDVLHFIGAAREYGRASDNIDGRYRVDVSIEGEHFATFEKSTFLVYDGDGTLLRGQSLIPSGVEL from the coding sequence ATGCGGCGTGACTACTTCGAACTCGACGTCCGTGACGTCGATTGGTACGAGGACAGCGGTGACCCTCACCAACCGACGGTCTCCATCGACTTCTATGGCCCGCCCGAAGAGCTTCGAGCGCGCTTTACCGCCTCCGGTGGCGAGGTACTCGCCGCCAAGGAGTTGGACGTGACCTTCCGACTTCAAGGCGCTATCGACGACCCTGATGCACGAGGCGTCGTGAGTGTGACAGACCGACTGACCGGCGACTACGTACTAGAACTCAACGCCCACGCGGACGACGTACTCCACTTTATCGGTGCGGCTCGCGAGTATGGTCGAGCCTCGGACAATATCGACGGACGATATCGCGTGGATGTCTCTATCGAAGGTGAGCACTTTGCGACCTTTGAGAAGTCGACGTTCCTTGTCTACGACGGCGATGGAACGTTGCTTCGCGGTCAGAGTCTCATCCCCTCTGGCGTCGAACTCTGA
- a CDS encoding uracil-DNA glycosylase family protein yields the protein MRNVTDRTRNPFDMRPSCDRFVPGYGDANADFHVIGDHPDVHGGVETGVPFTTDANDGFQAALKEAGLLETTGDEPTVNRTFFSYLHMCVPDGTPTAADYTDMERFFDAELRAIAAHVLLPVGAVATEHVLNNYTSVGWKTTIDMEELHGTELRGSGFLVLPIKDPVEWDDGDHDELVVGLLELQSTDFRRESDLGRFMPGADPYLVR from the coding sequence GTGAGGAACGTAACCGACCGCACGAGAAACCCGTTCGACATGCGACCGTCGTGTGACCGGTTCGTCCCCGGCTACGGCGACGCCAACGCTGACTTTCACGTCATCGGCGACCATCCGGACGTCCACGGCGGTGTCGAAACCGGCGTACCGTTTACGACCGATGCGAATGATGGATTCCAAGCGGCGCTCAAGGAGGCCGGTCTGCTGGAAACGACGGGCGACGAACCGACAGTGAACAGAACGTTCTTTTCGTACCTGCACATGTGCGTGCCGGACGGAACCCCGACAGCAGCCGACTATACCGACATGGAGCGGTTCTTCGACGCGGAACTCCGCGCTATCGCCGCGCACGTACTCCTCCCGGTCGGCGCGGTGGCGACGGAACACGTGTTGAACAACTACACGTCCGTCGGCTGGAAGACGACCATCGACATGGAGGAACTGCACGGAACAGAACTCCGAGGCAGTGGTTTTCTCGTATTGCCTATCAAGGACCCGGTAGAGTGGGACGACGGCGACCACGACGAACTCGTCGTTGGACTGTTGGAACTCCAGTCGACCGACTTCCGCCGTGAATCCGATCTCGGTCGATTCATGCCCGGAGCCGACCCGTACCTGGTCAGATAA
- a CDS encoding DUF4097 family beta strand repeat-containing protein, translated as MLSRTRRSFLRLGAALGIAGLAGCTAPGIEAREEETRTVSAADVESVEVLNSNGGIQIHTWDEDGIELHIVKRGFSADDFDSVQVDATGDKPLTIERVDQAEAADRVSVNLEVRVPPELPVGRATTTNGGVDIQGTTGDLETQSTNGSVEARRIDGFVALSTTNGSITAQDVGGIDTAQTTNGSVEVDVPAIRDDTTIESSNGGVDAALAQELNAELVAQTTNGSVESTGLSLSDATSSRTGLSGTLSEGGPTLDVSTSNGDIELSLL; from the coding sequence ATGTTATCCCGCACCAGACGTTCCTTCCTTCGACTCGGTGCTGCGCTTGGAATCGCCGGACTCGCAGGGTGTACGGCACCGGGAATCGAGGCACGCGAAGAAGAGACTCGAACAGTCTCGGCCGCGGATGTCGAATCAGTCGAGGTACTGAACAGTAACGGAGGTATCCAGATTCACACGTGGGATGAAGACGGAATCGAGCTTCACATCGTCAAACGTGGATTTTCCGCTGACGATTTCGACTCGGTGCAGGTCGATGCAACGGGGGACAAACCACTCACTATCGAGCGAGTCGACCAAGCTGAGGCTGCCGACCGAGTCAGCGTCAACCTCGAGGTTCGCGTCCCGCCGGAACTCCCAGTCGGTCGTGCGACGACGACGAATGGGGGTGTCGACATCCAAGGGACCACCGGTGACCTCGAAACGCAGTCGACGAACGGAAGCGTCGAAGCACGCCGAATCGACGGGTTTGTGGCGCTTTCGACCACCAACGGAAGCATCACTGCACAGGACGTGGGCGGCATCGACACGGCCCAGACCACGAATGGCTCGGTTGAAGTAGACGTTCCAGCGATTCGTGACGACACGACTATCGAGTCCTCAAACGGGGGCGTCGATGCGGCGCTCGCTCAGGAATTAAATGCTGAACTCGTCGCACAGACGACTAACGGGTCGGTCGAATCGACTGGCCTCTCGTTGTCCGACGCCACTTCCTCTCGGACCGGGCTAAGCGGGACGCTCAGCGAGGGTGGGCCGACGCTCGACGTATCGACCAGTAACGGCGACATAGAGCTGTCGCTCTTGTAA
- a CDS encoding MBL fold metallo-hydrolase, producing the protein MSALRDSVRRFRLRGVNAYLVSDDGDVVLVDAGTPWDRDRMLRGLVDAGLTAGDIDRVLVTHYDLDHVGTLAALGLRSDVPIHIAEPDASYVTGQSKPPIRSHKGLLQRLFSPLLERPTNPVEVVNDGDELGGFVAYRTPGHTPGHTAYVHEQHGVAFVGDMARESDGKLAPTPWVMTANRAENRRSIREFADRCPAVDVIATGHGDPILQYGYGALKRLADRV; encoded by the coding sequence ATGAGTGCGTTGCGCGACTCGGTCCGTCGGTTTCGACTTCGTGGGGTGAATGCGTATCTCGTTTCCGACGATGGCGACGTGGTTCTCGTCGATGCTGGCACGCCGTGGGACCGCGACCGGATGCTGCGTGGTCTCGTCGATGCCGGGCTTACTGCGGGTGACATAGACCGCGTCCTCGTGACGCACTACGACCTCGACCACGTTGGGACGCTTGCTGCTCTCGGACTTCGCTCGGACGTCCCAATCCACATCGCAGAGCCGGACGCGTCGTATGTGACGGGACAGTCGAAGCCACCGATTCGCTCGCACAAAGGTCTCCTCCAGCGACTCTTCTCCCCACTACTTGAACGGCCGACGAACCCGGTCGAAGTCGTCAACGACGGCGACGAACTCGGCGGATTCGTCGCGTACCGAACGCCGGGACACACACCCGGGCACACTGCATACGTCCACGAGCAACACGGCGTTGCGTTCGTCGGCGACATGGCCCGCGAATCGGATGGAAAACTCGCGCCAACGCCGTGGGTGATGACTGCCAACAGAGCCGAAAACCGCCGAAGTATCCGCGAGTTCGCCGACCGTTGTCCGGCAGTCGACGTGATTGCGACGGGCCACGGAGACCCGATACTGCAGTACGGATACGGGGCGTTGAAACGTCTCGCTGACCGCGTTTAA